Below is a genomic region from Gillisia sp. Hel_I_86.
ATCGATGTATAAATAATAAATTTCCACATTATTCTAAAACATAACCATTTCAATTAACCAAGGATGAGATCTTTTTTGCTTCTATAGAACCAGATTTTAACGTTTTACCAATTATTTTGAAACATTTTAGAAGCCGATATGCCGATCAAAAATGGATTATTTATGATTTAAAACGAAATTTTGGATTATTTTATAACTTGCAGGAAACCAGTTATATAAATTTCGATTTTAAATCAAATAAGCATCTCTATTCCGCAAACACCAGTATTTACTGTATTTCAGAAATAGATTTTCAAAAATTATGGCAAGGATATTTTAGAAGCACCAATATAAAATCCAGAGAAAACTTGAAATCACACCTTCAACATGTACCCAAAAGATATTGGAAATATTTAACTGAAAAGAGTTCTTGGCAAAATTAAAAAATAGTTTAAATTTGCGGTTCAACTAATTAAACATATTTTACAATGAAAAAATTATCTTTATTATTATTGGCTGCTGTATTCTCTTTATCAATCTATTCTTGTAGAGAAACAACAGAAGAAAAAACAGAAGACGCTATAGAAGATGCTGCTGATGACATGGACGACATGGAACATGACGTGGAAGCTGCTGCTGATAACGTTGGAAATGAAGTTAAAGAAGAAATTGATGGAACTGATGGCGTAAATGGGGATGACGATTTATAGTCTGTTACATTTATAAATTTTAAAAGCCATCTTAATAAAATAAGATGGTTTTTTCAGTTTAATTATTAAATTTTTGCTTGTCCGTAAAGTATCCTAAACTGAAAAATGACGTCATTCTGTCCCGACCGATCGGGAGTTTCAGAATCTCATTTCAATGTAAATCAATGCAATATTGAGACCCTGAAATAAATTCTGGGTGACGAAAGAGCTTTTAGGACAGAAAACGGATATACATTTTAAATTTAAATCTTATGAAAAAATTATTTTTAATATTGATGGTTGCTGCGATGGCAACATCGGTATATTCTTGTAGGGAAACAACTCAAGAAAAGACTGAGGAGGCTTTGGAATCTATTGGGGAAGATATAGAAGAAAACACAAAAAAGGCCGCAAATAAAATTGAAGAAGGAGCCGAAAAGGTAGCAAAAGAAATAGATGAAGAGGTTCATAATACAGATGATGTAAACGGCGAAGAAGCCGCAGATGATATGAACTAACATCATACTCTTAAAAATAAAAAACCGCCAATTGGCGGTTTTTTATTTTTCTAGTCAATTTCAAATTGGACTCCTCGCTTTTTTCTACGCAGAACCTAAATTTAATCATTAGAATTCCCCGATGGCTCTGCCTCGGAGGTTTTAGAGGAAAGTTTGAAAACGGATGGTTTTCATAAAATGTTATAACTTTCTTCCGTTGAATACCTCGACGGCTCTGCCTCGAGGATTTTTTAATTGTTCTGTTGTTAATGTTTCTTTGCTAAATGGGTTCATGCAAATAATCCAGGTACCTGTAGATAATAAAATGAATTCCTTATTGGAACTTTCATTATCCTCCAATACAGGAATAATGGAAGACGAACTATCGTGCAAGCCTTTGCCCACTGCCATTTCTTGCCCGTTAACTATTGATAAAGTTGCATTTTTACCAGGTTGTGGTTCTGGTAATTTAATGTTTTCTTTACTTAACCAGCTATGGTATTGCATCGTATCAACATCCCAGATTGCGGTGTGCCCCCCAAGCGAAGTGTAATCGGCTGTTACTTTTTTTGAAAAAAGATAACTTAAATATTGAGGGTAATGTAAGATGGAACCTACTTTGGACCAAAAGTGAGGTTTGCTATGTTTTAGCCAATACATTTGTAAGCCTGAATTTAACATACCATAAGCAGGTGATGCTGCTTTTCTCGAGAATTCTTCTACACCACCATTTGCTTCATAAAGCGGGTTAAAATCAATCTTCAATGGTTTTAAGTAGTTGTAAAGCGGTGTAATCATATTTCCTTCTTTATCCAAATAGACCAAAGTAGCACCATGAGTAGAGAAGTTAATAGCATTTATGGTAAATTCATTAATCTCTTGAATGGTTTTAATCTCGTTTTTTATCCAGGCTTCAATAGATTCTATATCTAAAATTACTAGACCGATCAAAATCCGAACGTAATTTTAGACCACTTTTTGTCGGACTTAC
It encodes:
- a CDS encoding FGGY family carbohydrate kinase; translated protein: MIGLVILDIESIEAWIKNEIKTIQEINEFTINAINFSTHGATLVYLDKEGNMITPLYNYLKPLKIDFNPLYEANGGVEEFSRKAASPAYGMLNSGLQMYWLKHSKPHFWSKVGSILHYPQYLSYLFSKKVTADYTSLGGHTAIWDVDTMQYHSWLSKENIKLPEPQPGKNATLSIVNGQEMAVGKGLHDSSSSIIPVLEDNESSNKEFILLSTGTWIICMNPFSKETLTTEQLKNPRGRAVEVFNGRKL